In the genome of Phragmites australis chromosome 9, lpPhrAust1.1, whole genome shotgun sequence, the window AATTTTTCTCCTCTGTAGTTTTTACTCCACCTCAAATAAATCTGACCCTTGCTAAGATCAcacatttaaaatataaaaaaatccccGCTCGCTCTAGCAATCGATGGGTCACGCTCCGTTGCATGGTACAGGGGCGGCTCCCGTGTGCACACAATCATCATCGTCACAAAACCCAACCGCTCACACTACCAATCACAGAAGCACGCAGTCGATCGACCACCAGCAGTTAAACCTAAccgtttagcagtaagcagctACCTAACAATGCATCGTTTGTGCTGTGGTGCTAGCACCTATGAGCAGATAGCTCTAAAGCCGTACTATGGCTACAAGCTACCTGTTGCATATACTGGTGAGTAACTAGAGCTGCACGTAGCAAGTTGTACATAGATATATAGATACAGCTGATCAAATGAGTATCTCTATCTAGATAGTATGTATTAACGTAAGCATATGTACGTATACTCTGATcccttataatttttttctcaccggtatttacaataattttgttCCCACAAGCATTTAAGATAAGCTGAAATAACCTGAAATACATCCGATCGTCAGCTGAAACAATCTAGAATACATGCGATTGGACGCATTCCATGTTGTTCCAGCTTATCGTAACGGACATATTTCAAATTGATTCAGCTTATTATAAATACTCACGAATTCtgcaattgatatataaatattttaatgtTTATGTTCTATGGATCCCGTTTTTAGTTTCACTCCGAGCCACTAAAATTTCACTCCGAGCCACTAAAATCTCAGGGCCGGTCCTGGCTTTGTTCATGCGCTGGCACTGACTGAATGGTCGTGCACTACTGATCTACGAACAGATTCTTTCGAGggaaaaaatcaactaaaaaatctttttcacttcTTGACTTCAGTTTTTTTCTGTTATGTGCATAGTCATGGAGCTGCAGTATAATTATAAAAccagttttgctattttttgAGCACTTGAAAAACTATCACCCTTATAGAAGTAACCTGAAAATGTTACTGGCATAAAGAGGTTGAATGAAGACTAGGCTAACGAATCTATCGTTTTCCATATATTTGCTTAAATTAACGCGCAACCGAACAAAATGTGTTAAATCAATTGCTCAACGTCAGGATGCGTCACCTTACACCACAACCGACTGTTTCAACAAAACTCCATCGACCTTGTTACTTGCTAGTCGTACCCACCAATCGTCTTGGAGCACCTGAATTCAGGGGGCAGTTTAAAGATGAATTAACATGTGTTGCTTCAATTCTTCCTGTATTCTGAGTGAGTTGTTTTGAAAGAATGCAACAGTTCGACAGTGACCTATATGACTCACCGCGATTCTTGGCCATCCTGGTTATCTTACCCAGAGAAGTGTAGCTGGTATAATCCTCAAAATTATGTACCAGTGCCTCAGAAACTACAAGGGGAAGCCGAGCTTGTTACCTTTGAATCCTACAGTCAAAACCTATGGGGTGTATCCAATGAGTGAATGGAAGGGCATTCTTCTCCTCCCATGTATAGGAACACGGTTGCAAGTGTAAGCCTTAAAGCATCATGACGAGCGAAATGAGTCTGTGCCCCTTGGTGACCTGAGTGGAATGCCATCAGCAGCTGACCTAAGAGGAATTCCTTCAGCAGCATAGCCATCCTCGTCCGCATGTTTAGGAAGTCGGATGGGTAAATTTGGTGGGAGACCTGTGATGCAAACCAATAAGAATTTGCGAATAGGAGTTGTTACAGTTCAAAAGGAGTGCATGTAGACATACCATCCACCATATCCTTCGTCTTGTGAAGAAGAAAAGTCCCAGAAAGGATGGTAACAAAGCCACACATCTCAGTGACAATTTGCGTAGGATTTTGACGATCCCAATCCTTTATGGAATCAGATTTTACATTAATAGATAGATCTGAAGCTTTGTGAAGGGAACATAATAGTGGATTCACTGGTGCACCATTTTCACAACCCAGCTTAACTAGTATTGTTTCctactatgtttttttttttgtcaatatGTTTCGCAATATCATGATTGAAAAATTTGTTGTCATCTGTCAGGTCTTCCAGTATTGAGCTTTTAGCTATTCACTCAGACCTACTGACCAACACATCCCCCGATTTGGTCCTGGCAGAGCTGACTAGTCCTCAGACCGGACAAGAATGATTATTTGAGCATCATTACCGTAAAATTATTGAGGACAGAAACTTACTAGTCTAGTTTGGTCCAAAAATGTAGATCCCTCAACCCTCATTTTACCAGTAGAATTTGGATATCAGTAAGATAAAAACCAGGATAGCAGCAGTACTTGCTGCCGGCCTGCCGCTAAGCAAAGAAGGGAGCAAATTTAAATGATCATTGGTAGGCAGGAAAGTTTATTGGGGGCAAGACCAAAATTTTAAAGTTTTGTGTCACAAAATTATTACAAATTTATAGGAAGAACAATTTAGAATATACAagtatttgaattcaatttaaTAACCGTGCAACTATTCAATCAATGCACTATGTAAAATGAATGACTGCCATAAATTCCAGTGCTGACTCATTCAAAGTAGAAACTGCTATCTGGTGTACTTCTTGTATATTCTTAGACTAAACAAGACTGGAAAATCGATTTATTATGACGAAGTCGCTGTTTAAGATGTTAGTCTAAGCGAAGTTTGTTGTAGAATAATGCAAACAGATAAATTAAGCTCGGAAGCTGGTACCTTGAACATTATCACGCTAGCCAAAATGGTCAAGGATGTAAACATCGTATAATATATGGGCGAAACAACTGCAGTATTGAACGTGTCAAGGGCctgcaaaaaaataattttgccAAGTTGAAAGTAACGTAAAACAGAAGACAAATGTGGATATGGCAAACATTTCTTATCTAGTCAATCCATAAGAAAAAACTTCTATTGCCATTACCATAACTATGCATGAACATTAACATTGACCCATACCTTGTTCAGATAGTTCATCTGTGTCACTATGCATGAGATTACAACAAGTAAGAACACCCATGTTTGTGGATAGACAAGCTGATTTATCCCTGAAAATGTCAGCTTCAAGGCTATTCCAAGAGCTTTGACACTCATGACCTGCAAAACCAAGCAGATTAAAACATTTATATACTACCTATTTAATAAGTGTTATGTGAATACACATGACAATAACTGTTAATGAGTGGAATGCATACCGATAAAGATCCCACAAGAGAACAAACACCAATATACACCATGATATGTGTCTGACCATACTGTGGGACAAAATGGAATATGAGCACGAAAGCTGCTGCAAGAACAACAGCTGCATAAAGTAGAAATGCTGCAAGATAAAAGTTTAAACCTTAGTATCCAGAAAACAATATGCTAAGACTCTGAAGTCGCCAATGAATACCCGTGAAGTCGCTAATACATAAATAATGTACAATACCAGGTTCAGTAGCAAGAACCCATACTTCTGCCACGGACTCTATTTCACGCTCCGGAGGGGCATGAAGCACAATAGTTGTCGAACCCACAACACAAAGAATACACCCAAGTATACCAAATATGTGAAGCTTCTCCCGCAACATAATACGCGCAAGAGCAGCACTGTATGAGACGTGCCAAAAGTGTCAGATTTACTCAGATGCAAGCAGTATAAGATTATATATTTTAATGTACCAGTTGGAGATAATATTTAACTCTAGTTTTTACCTAATAATTATGCTAAGTGCACCAAGTGGAGTGACCAAGATGGCAGGAGCAAAAGCATAAGCTGCAAAGTTAGCGATTTCGCCAACAATCACTGAAACGTATCACAGTATATAATTAGTACAAAGTTATAATATAATAAGGAAGTAACTACTGCATGTCAAAACTCTATCCGTTGTAGGAAGGAAAAGACCTACTCGTTATCATTCCAGCCCACCACAGCGGCTCAAGTAAGTACGAGTAGCCACCAACACCTGTTGCAAATCAGCAAAGCAAGCATaatcaatgagaaaaaaaaggatggGGCCCATCTGGCAACCGAGAATAAAAATCCTCCATGCAGTATTTGCATAATTCAATAACAGTTAATCAGAGGCCAATTGTACAAACTGGACAGATCATCAATGAAGTCTTAACAAATTAACACAGGCCGGCAATCAGATTTTTACATCTTTCGGAATTGAAATATTGCGATAAGTGAGCATGCATTTTTGTCCCATTCTACACAGGATTGTTCATATTAGGCAAAGCAACATAGAAGTAGTAGCATCTAGAAGTAGCAGCATAGTAAACAATGCAGAACACCATCACCACGGTGT includes:
- the LOC133928911 gene encoding probable magnesium transporter NIPA4 gives rise to the protein MGGARLGRWVESYTGMSADNIKGLLLALSSSLFIGASFIVKKKGLKKAGAAGVRAGVGGYSYLLEPLWWAGMITMIVGEIANFAAYAFAPAILVTPLGALSIIISAALARIMLREKLHIFGILGCILCVVGSTTIVLHAPPEREIESVAEVWVLATEPAFLLYAAVVLAAAFVLIFHFVPQYGQTHIMVYIGVCSLVGSLSVMSVKALGIALKLTFSGINQLVYPQTWVFLLVVISCIVTQMNYLNKALDTFNTAVVSPIYYTMFTSLTILASVIMFKDWDRQNPTQIVTEMCGFVTILSGTFLLHKTKDMVDGLPPNLPIRLPKHADEDGYAAEGIPLRSAADGIPLRSPRGTDSFRSS